The following coding sequences are from one Triticum aestivum cultivar Chinese Spring chromosome 5A, IWGSC CS RefSeq v2.1, whole genome shotgun sequence window:
- the LOC123102160 gene encoding hydroxyproline O-galactosyltransferase GALT2, which translates to MKRARSSEIFLGGRARARRRLAPLLAAAAFAYLVFVSVKLSGLGSWEDAAAIPRPETAASRGELLQRDALERAPRGRRAAGGGATVTGYGRITGEILRRHEALGGGSRRRWGLRGNFSELERMAAEAWALGAKAWEEASAFSGDVDAIVSGDGAAVKCPTSLELGGGGEGETAAFLPCGLAVGSAVTVVATAREAVAEYVEALERSGSGNGTVMVAQFAVELRGLRASEGEDPPRILHLNPRLRGDWSRRPVLEMNTCFRMQWGKAQRCDGTPSKDDDHVDGFPRCEKWERRDMADSKETKTSSWFNRFIGRAKKPEMTWPYPFLEGKMFVLTIQAGVEGYHINVGGRHVASFPHRMGFTLEDATGLAVTGGIDVHSVYATSLPKAHPSFSLQNVLEMSDKWKARPVPEEPIQLFIGILSATNHFAERMAIRKTWMQFPAIQLGNVVARFFVALSHRKEINAALKKEAEYFGDVVILPFIDRYELVVLKTVAICQYGVQNVTAEYIMKCDDDTFVRLDVVLQQVSTFNRTLPLYLGNLNLLHRPLRSGKWAVTFEEWPELVYPPYANGPGYVISIGIARNIVSRHANQSLRLFKMEDVSMGMWVEDYNTTTITAPVQYIHSWKFCQYGCVDNYFTAHYQSPRQMLCLWDKLSLGRAQCCNYR; encoded by the exons ATGAAGCGCGCGCGCAGCTCCGAGATCTTCCTCGGCGGCCGGGCGCGCGCGCGCAGGCGCCTGGCGCCCCTCCTCGCCGCGGCGGCCTTCGCGTACCTCGTCTTCGTCTCCGTCAAGCTCTCCGGCCTCGGCAGCTGGGAGGACGCCGCGGCCATCCCCCGGCCGGAGACCGCCGCCTCGCGAGGCGAGCTTCTGCAGCGGGATGCCCTCGAGCGGGCGCCCCGCGGGCGCCGCGCCGCTGGGGGCGGTGCCACTGTCACGGGGTACGGCCGCATCACCGGGGAGATCCTCCGGCGCCACGAAGCTCTTGGCGGGGGCAGTCGGAGGAGGTGGGGCCTGCGGGGGAACTTCTCCGAGCTCGAGCGCATGGCCGCGGAGGCGTGGGCGCTCGGGGCCAAGGCGTGGGAGGAGGCCTCCGCGTTCTCCGGCGACGTGGACGCCATCGTCTCGGGCGACGGCGCGGCGGTCAAGTGCCCCACCTCGCTCGAgctcggaggcggcggcgagggcgagacGGCCGCGTTCCTGCCGTGCGGGCTGGCGGTGGGGTCCGCGGTGACGGTCGTGGCGACGGCGCGCGAGGCGGTGGCGGAGTACGTGGAGGCGCTGGAGCGGAGCGGGAGCGGGAACGGGACGGTCATGGTGGCGCAGTTCGCGGTGGAGCTGCGCGGCCTGCGCGCCTCCGAGGGCGAGGACCCGCCCAGGATCCTCCACCTCAACCCGCGGCTGCGCGGCGACTGGAGCCGTCGGCCGGTGCTGGAGATGAACACGTGCTTCCGCATGCAGTGGGGAAAGGCGCAGCGCTGCGACGGCACCCCCTCCAAGGACGACGACCATG TCGATGGGTTTCCAAGATGTGAGAAATGGGAACGGAGGGACATGGCTGATtcaaaagaaacaaaaacaagCTCATGGTTCAACAGGTTCATCGGCCGAGCAAAGAAACCAGAAATGACCTGGCCATACCCATTTTTAGAGGGGAAGATGTTTGTTCTCACTATCCAAGCTGGTGTTGAAGGATACCATATTAATGTAGGGGGTCGTCATGTTGCCTCATTTCCTCATAGGATG GGATTCACTCTCGAAGATGCAACTGGTTTAGCTGTAACAGGCGGCATAGATGTCCACTCGGTGTATGCAACCTCTCTTCCGAAGGCACATCCTAGTTTTTCTCTGCAAAATGTCTTGGAAATGTCTGATAAGTGGAAGGCTCGCCCTGTGCCAGAGGAACCGATTCAGCTTTTTATCGGCATTCTCTCTGCTACAAACCATTTTGCTGAGCGGATGGCTATTAGAAAAACTTGGATGCAGTTTCCTGCAATCCAATTGGGAAATGTGGTTGCTCGATTCTTTGTCGCACTG AGCCATAGAAAAGAGATAAATGCAGCACTAAAGAAGGAAGCAGAATATTTTGGAGACGTTGTCATTCTGCCATTTATCGACCGGTATGAGTTGGTGGTTCTCAAAACAGTTGCGATATGTCAGTACGGG GTGCAAAATGTTACCGCAGAGTATATCATGAAGTGCGACGATGATACCTTTGTGAGGCTGGATGTAGTGTTGCAACAGGTCTCTACCTTCAACAGAACCTTGCCTCTTTATCTTGGCAACCTAAATCTTTTACACAGGCCTCTCCGGAGCGGTAAATGGGCCGTGACGTTCGAG GAATGGCCAGAATTGGTGTATCCCCCCTATGCCAACGGACCCGGCTACGTAATTTCGATTGGTATTGCCAGAAACATCGTGTCCCGTCACGCAAATCAGTCACTAAGG CTGTTCAAGATGGAGGATGTGAGCATGGGCATGTGGGTCGAAGATTACAACACTACCACCATCACCGCCCCGGTGCAGTACATTCACAGCTGGAAGTTCTGCCAGTACGGGTGCGTGGACAACTACTTCACGGCGCACTACCAGTCCCCCAGGCAGATGCTGTGCCTCTGGGACAAACTGTCGTTAGGCCGCGCGCAGTGCTGCAACTACAGATAA